A part of Legionella sainthelensi genomic DNA contains:
- a CDS encoding HAMP domain-containing sensor histidine kinase — MTGYIEIHIRDNGPGITPEFRDRILHSYFTTKPQGTGLGLTMCRNFVEACGGTLYVKDSEVGAWFIFTLPK; from the coding sequence ATAACCGGGTATATTGAAATTCATATCCGAGATAATGGTCCAGGCATTACTCCAGAGTTTAGAGACAGAATTTTACATTCATATTTCACTACTAAACCTCAGGGCACTGGTTTAGGGCTTACTATGTGTCGAAATTTTGTTGAAGCATGTGGAGGAACACTGTATGTAAAAGATAGTGAGGTGGGTGCTTGGTTTATTTTTACTTTACCCAAGTAA
- a CDS encoding response regulator: MGHTIKIAYNGLDAIDTASTFHPDLILMDIGMPQLNGYDVAKEIRKQPWGKHIILAALTGWGLEKDKHRAKEAGFDFHITKPIKLDMLERLLTDIEFNTV, from the coding sequence ATGGGCCATACAATAAAGATTGCATATAACGGTTTAGATGCAATAGACACCGCGAGCACATTTCATCCGGATTTAATTCTAATGGATATCGGCATGCCGCAACTTAACGGTTATGATGTGGCAAAGGAAATCCGAAAACAACCTTGGGGGAAACATATTATTTTAGCCGCACTTACGGGTTGGGGTTTGGAAAAAGATAAGCACCGCGCCAAAGAAGCTGGTTTTGATTTTCATATCACAAAACCGATTAAACTCGACATGTTAGAGAGGTTACTTACTGATATTGAGTTTAATACAGTATAG
- a CDS encoding Hsp20/alpha crystallin family protein, whose amino-acid sequence MKKKLLPILISVPLISMISAGAMAQNNPAQISNTQLSLDPFDNDPFFQSPNDVLKQMDKMQQAMDEFIKSQFSQMQNNLVNQPNQNLFGSTGTIEIKENKNEIVYKIKLPKGADSKIDVSVKEGQLIVSSNVTQKITREYDNNKSVRYSQSNYSQAFQLPHGYDPNSMTTKMKDSNLIVTFLKKSPLPSSTL is encoded by the coding sequence ATGAAAAAGAAACTACTTCCTATTTTAATCTCTGTTCCTCTTATCAGTATGATATCAGCAGGAGCGATGGCGCAAAATAATCCAGCGCAAATTAGTAATACTCAATTATCTTTGGATCCATTTGATAACGATCCGTTTTTTCAATCACCTAATGATGTGTTGAAGCAAATGGACAAAATGCAACAAGCGATGGATGAATTCATTAAAAGTCAATTTTCACAAATGCAAAATAACCTTGTAAACCAGCCGAATCAGAATCTTTTTGGCAGTACGGGCACTATTGAAATTAAAGAGAATAAAAATGAGATTGTTTATAAAATAAAGTTACCCAAAGGTGCTGATAGTAAAATTGATGTTTCCGTTAAAGAGGGACAATTAATAGTTAGTTCAAATGTAACGCAAAAAATTACTCGTGAATATGATAACAATAAAAGTGTCCGTTATTCTCAGAGCAATTATAGCCAAGCGTTTCAGTTACCGCATGGATATGATCCAAACTCTATGACCACAAAAATGAAAGACTCAAATTTAATTGTTACTTTTTTAAAAAAATCACCTTTGCCATCCTCCACGCTTTAA
- a CDS encoding SidE phosphodiesterase domain-containing protein, with product MDFSSSIEEIAAYIGEKVYLKGFPIIEHEMDGVQLLNRNRIMPNSPARVTHGFDNANRSAALLPYIIDLLNRNQKELPEHLQKQLAELTPAHIKALQIVALMRASGRHYHPNITPHYWNNPDYGSGSLYAKYGEQECLAMLKELNVPFTLDHQKLAFAVTGNEFVTCLHANSNDENTKNTHNRGKDDLYCLLINVLNVLETTRDRKDKVVQLEWMPLFNQLGKDGQKEFINLAKAHVESIRTLQEFLWTTTKVGEQIIAAPDMVKGKNYDGKKYTAQKMFDLIAATHGERTKIEENAENQLENARVTAQYWKDNLDEKSKNNKDDSSPQNSIR from the coding sequence ATGGATTTTTCATCATCCATTGAAGAAATTGCAGCGTATATTGGTGAAAAAGTATATTTAAAAGGTTTTCCAATTATTGAGCACGAGATGGATGGAGTCCAACTTTTAAACCGTAATAGGATTATGCCCAATAGCCCAGCGAGGGTAACACATGGTTTTGACAATGCTAATCGTTCCGCAGCATTACTTCCTTATATAATTGATCTATTAAACCGCAATCAGAAAGAGCTTCCTGAGCACTTGCAAAAACAATTAGCGGAATTAACCCCTGCACATATTAAAGCCTTGCAAATAGTTGCTTTGATGCGGGCAAGTGGGCGCCACTACCACCCTAATATTACGCCTCACTACTGGAATAATCCTGATTATGGTAGTGGTTCTCTCTATGCAAAATATGGGGAACAGGAATGCTTGGCGATGTTAAAGGAATTAAATGTCCCCTTTACTTTAGATCACCAAAAGTTAGCTTTTGCAGTAACAGGAAATGAATTTGTTACTTGTTTGCATGCGAACTCAAACGATGAGAATACAAAGAATACTCACAATAGAGGTAAAGATGATTTATATTGTTTGCTTATTAATGTGTTGAATGTTTTAGAAACAACACGAGATCGTAAAGATAAGGTAGTTCAATTGGAGTGGATGCCTTTATTTAATCAGTTAGGTAAAGATGGACAGAAAGAGTTCATTAATTTGGCAAAGGCACACGTTGAGTCTATTAGAACTCTTCAAGAATTTTTATGGACCACTACAAAAGTGGGGGAGCAAATCATTGCAGCCCCTGATATGGTTAAAGGTAAAAATTATGATGGTAAAAAGTATACAGCTCAAAAAATGTTTGATCTAATCGCTGCCACTCATGGAGAGAGGACAAAAATAGAAGAAAATGCAGAAAATCAATTAGAAAATGCAAGAGTCACAGCGCAATATTGGAAAGACAATTTGGATGAGAAAAGTAAAAATAATAAAGATGATTCGTCGCCGCAGAATTCAATTAGGTAA
- a CDS encoding methyltransferase, translating into MSIYDSRELFKTYFANASEKSILIDLMRTRFSPDSLQLNILDLGCHDGHLIKKIIDAYAWGMPSKVTLTGVDPSMNALLEYSKNKFTIPVHTNTFTGTAESYFLRHSGDEYFDWVIASQFLYWSLDLPYIVRNIARCGKSGLIVLRGHRGIYEIQSRFKAYIGNRNEQFYTAVDIESALLHLNIPFEKEIKTTFIQLPPQGSMEMKWLIAFFLQQDEKNISNNIVQEVESWILAKISDKMVHDVGFFWLGKAMLKNK; encoded by the coding sequence GTGTCTATATATGATAGCCGTGAGCTATTTAAAACTTATTTTGCTAATGCCAGTGAAAAATCCATACTGATTGACTTAATGCGCACTCGATTTTCACCAGACTCATTGCAGCTAAATATTTTGGATTTAGGCTGCCATGATGGCCACTTGATAAAAAAAATAATTGATGCTTATGCCTGGGGAATGCCCTCAAAAGTCACTCTAACGGGGGTAGATCCTAGTATGAATGCTTTATTAGAGTACTCAAAAAATAAATTTACTATTCCCGTTCACACAAATACCTTTACTGGTACAGCTGAAAGCTATTTTTTAAGACATTCAGGCGATGAGTATTTTGATTGGGTTATTGCTTCTCAATTTCTTTATTGGTCTTTGGATTTGCCTTATATAGTTAGAAATATAGCAAGGTGCGGAAAGTCCGGCCTCATTGTATTAAGAGGTCATCGTGGAATTTATGAAATTCAATCACGCTTTAAGGCATATATAGGCAATAGGAACGAGCAATTTTATACGGCGGTTGATATAGAATCGGCTCTGCTCCATTTGAATATACCTTTTGAGAAAGAAATTAAAACAACATTTATTCAATTACCTCCTCAAGGAAGCATGGAGATGAAATGGTTAATCGCCTTTTTTTTACAACAAGACGAAAAAAATATAAGTAACAATATCGTGCAGGAAGTAGAATCGTGGATTTTAGCGAAAATCTCGGACAAAATGGTACATGATGTTGGTTTTTTCTGGTTAGGGAAGGCAATGCTCAAAAATAAGTAA
- a CDS encoding phytanoyl-CoA dioxygenase family protein: MKSITCSHTLKKYDLNALQADLNQAVRSYNQNGIIVLKNYINQAELARLLSEIELIQYDAEADIVQNWNNEIVCFYSKNPAQQESEPKEYVTEPYFQASNQKGHVFYEVIDNIRVINRIGHGMHLIEKYSMMQQTVYRNPMLMTILKGIGYRRPICHLSVYIPKFSHGLGSEVRPHQESTFAYTEPASVIVLWLALEDAGVKNACMYGIIGSNHWPLKWVSHVNHQEKTRRFNKLNDVFIPDFIKENYCYTPLEVKAGDALLFHGHFVHCSPVNYSNCSRKALSLQFIETLGVNYSKSNWLQSPNHIYLY; encoded by the coding sequence ATGAAAAGTATCACCTGTTCACATACCTTAAAAAAATACGACCTTAATGCACTACAAGCTGATTTAAACCAGGCAGTCCGTAGTTATAACCAAAATGGCATCATTGTTCTTAAAAATTATATTAATCAGGCGGAACTTGCTCGTTTATTAAGTGAAATTGAACTCATACAATATGATGCAGAAGCAGATATTGTTCAAAACTGGAATAATGAAATCGTTTGTTTTTATTCTAAAAATCCTGCGCAACAAGAATCAGAACCTAAAGAGTATGTGACTGAACCTTATTTTCAGGCTTCTAATCAAAAGGGACATGTATTTTATGAAGTGATTGATAATATAAGGGTAATTAACAGAATTGGACATGGTATGCACCTCATAGAAAAATATTCAATGATGCAACAGACCGTTTATCGCAATCCTATGCTGATGACGATTTTGAAAGGTATAGGATATAGAAGGCCAATTTGTCATCTCAGCGTATATATTCCTAAGTTTTCTCATGGTTTGGGGAGCGAAGTACGGCCGCATCAGGAGTCAACGTTTGCTTACACCGAGCCCGCCTCTGTAATTGTTTTATGGTTGGCTTTGGAAGATGCAGGTGTAAAAAATGCCTGTATGTATGGAATTATTGGCAGTAATCATTGGCCTTTGAAATGGGTTTCACATGTTAACCATCAAGAGAAAACCAGGCGATTCAACAAGCTTAATGATGTTTTTATTCCTGACTTTATTAAAGAAAATTATTGCTATACGCCTTTAGAAGTCAAGGCTGGAGATGCATTATTATTTCATGGCCATTTTGTCCATTGCAGTCCAGTAAATTATTCAAATTGCTCTCGCAAAGCTTTATCTTTGCAATTCATTGAAACTTTGGGTGTGAATTACTCCAAGAGCAATTGGCTACAGTCTCCAAATCACATTTATTTATATTAA
- a CDS encoding SLC13 family permease, producing MILPTQLQPYSVILILLISMIFFIWNKWSYAITAIFALAAAVILGAVPADKTFAGLNNPAVITVASIMIATNIIAKSNALKFIINKFEMRTQSLEVFSFSIFIAFISAFLNDIGALGLVLPVSIYTSLKYNRSPSYILMPIAMASLMGGMVTLIGTASNLIISNFRAQSLGKPFSMFDFSYVGFFTALIGVLFISFLGWRLLPKQRVQKTSFKPIYTIEIRIPPKSKWIGKTVGCFKEEIELLAEIVGLIRRKRKINLQESTEIKSGDRFIIQATLTSLEELSNSIEIVISNFIRKGSKNKSNDILLEAIVPTKSNIIDKKIKETNLRAAYKISFIAISKATSSKIGRIRNIIIEPGDMVLLHCKDPTVIDALPSYGLIPIETSTLQLNMGFKNFIPLIIFTIAILLSGLMIMPVQIVFAAAALLMILIDNTALAYVYKQFDWSVIIFLVAIIPLGDALTQTGGADLLAQLILKFSQHLSAFWVIALLIGISMCIANFIHNVATVIVMAPIAISLATFLKIPVDPLLMAVAIGSSCAVLTPIGHQNNLLVMGPGRYKFLDYMRLGLPLEIIVLVVATPLIYWIWYLK from the coding sequence ATGATATTACCCACACAATTACAGCCATATTCAGTTATTCTAATCCTATTAATTTCCATGATTTTTTTTATATGGAACAAGTGGTCCTATGCTATTACAGCAATATTTGCATTAGCAGCTGCCGTTATTCTTGGAGCAGTTCCCGCTGATAAAACCTTCGCTGGACTCAACAACCCTGCTGTAATAACAGTTGCTAGTATTATGATTGCCACAAATATTATTGCTAAATCAAATGCTCTTAAATTTATAATCAATAAATTTGAAATGCGTACTCAATCATTAGAGGTATTTTCCTTCAGTATTTTTATTGCATTTATTTCTGCGTTTCTGAACGATATAGGTGCATTAGGGCTTGTACTACCGGTTAGTATATACACTTCTCTTAAGTACAACCGTTCTCCTTCTTATATTTTGATGCCTATCGCAATGGCTTCATTAATGGGAGGAATGGTCACGTTAATCGGTACAGCATCCAATTTGATTATCTCTAATTTTCGTGCTCAGTCTCTTGGTAAACCCTTTAGTATGTTTGATTTTAGCTATGTTGGTTTTTTCACTGCGCTCATTGGGGTTTTATTTATAAGTTTTCTTGGTTGGCGCTTGTTGCCTAAACAGAGAGTACAAAAAACCTCATTTAAACCAATTTATACTATTGAAATTCGTATACCTCCAAAATCAAAGTGGATAGGAAAAACAGTTGGTTGTTTTAAGGAAGAAATCGAATTATTAGCGGAGATTGTGGGACTTATAAGAAGAAAACGAAAAATAAATTTACAAGAAAGTACTGAAATTAAATCAGGAGATCGTTTCATCATTCAAGCCACCTTAACGAGCTTAGAAGAACTGTCCAATTCTATTGAGATCGTTATTTCTAACTTTATAAGGAAAGGGAGTAAAAACAAATCAAATGATATTTTATTAGAGGCTATTGTACCAACCAAATCCAATATTATAGATAAAAAAATTAAAGAAACTAATTTAAGAGCAGCTTATAAAATTTCTTTTATAGCGATATCAAAGGCAACCAGCTCTAAAATCGGAAGAATAAGAAATATAATTATTGAGCCTGGTGATATGGTGCTATTACATTGTAAAGATCCAACGGTGATAGACGCGCTTCCTTCTTATGGTCTGATTCCCATAGAAACATCCACATTGCAATTAAATATGGGATTTAAAAATTTTATACCATTGATAATCTTCACGATTGCAATTTTATTATCAGGATTAATGATTATGCCGGTTCAAATTGTTTTTGCTGCTGCGGCTTTGCTTATGATTTTGATTGATAACACCGCCTTAGCATATGTATATAAACAGTTTGATTGGTCGGTGATTATTTTTCTAGTTGCGATCATTCCTCTAGGGGATGCACTGACTCAAACAGGAGGGGCAGACCTCTTAGCACAATTGATATTAAAATTTTCACAGCATCTTTCTGCTTTTTGGGTAATTGCCCTTTTAATCGGAATTTCCATGTGCATTGCTAATTTTATTCATAATGTTGCAACGGTTATTGTTATGGCTCCGATTGCTATCAGTCTTGCAACTTTTTTAAAAATCCCAGTAGATCCACTCCTTATGGCTGTAGCTATCGGTTCTTCCTGTGCTGTATTAACCCCGATAGGGCATCAAAATAATCTTTTAGTCATGGGGCCTGGAAGATATAAGTTCCTGGATTATATGCGCTTGGGATTGCCGCTGGAAATAATCGTGTTGGTTGTGGCGACTCCTCTAATATATTGGATATGGTATTTGAAATAA
- a CDS encoding LysR family transcriptional regulator, which produces MLHCLKSFLAVVDYKNFSAAARNLHISSSKISKQITWLEDELKIKLLVRSTTSLILTEKGYYLYKQALTLFEQLGKIKAIGNTEKLELKGSLRIYFTVTPMIPYLTSLSIEFIKTHPKLEINIDIGYQAVDVYSSEFDLAMTFDKVINQRLVCTQLFSVQRKIFASPAYLKEHGVPERLQDIEQHRCLINTLYGLQNKWIFKKNVISVTGNFKSNNADLLKQAAISGMGLIWVPCFSVRNEVDAGLLVPVLPDEISPEINLYAIYPKHLAYEEKIRQLLTYFYEQALADEIANN; this is translated from the coding sequence ATGTTACATTGTTTAAAAAGCTTTCTTGCTGTTGTTGATTATAAAAATTTTTCAGCTGCAGCAAGAAATCTCCACATCTCTTCATCTAAGATAAGTAAACAAATTACATGGTTAGAAGATGAGCTAAAAATAAAGTTATTGGTGCGCTCAACTACAAGTTTAATTTTAACAGAGAAGGGTTATTATCTTTATAAACAAGCGTTGACTCTATTTGAGCAATTAGGAAAAATCAAAGCAATAGGAAATACTGAAAAATTAGAACTAAAAGGTTCTCTTAGAATATATTTTACTGTGACACCCATGATCCCTTACTTAACTTCGTTAAGTATTGAGTTTATAAAAACGCATCCTAAATTAGAAATAAATATCGATATTGGTTATCAAGCTGTAGACGTTTACTCTTCTGAATTCGATCTGGCCATGACCTTCGATAAAGTTATTAATCAAAGACTGGTATGTACCCAGCTTTTTTCTGTTCAGCGTAAAATATTTGCCTCTCCCGCCTATTTAAAAGAGCATGGTGTTCCTGAGAGATTACAGGATATAGAACAGCATCGTTGTTTGATTAATACATTATACGGCTTACAAAATAAGTGGATTTTCAAAAAGAACGTTATTTCAGTTACCGGTAATTTTAAAAGTAACAATGCTGACTTATTAAAACAAGCGGCAATAAGCGGAATGGGGCTTATCTGGGTACCCTGTTTTTCTGTACGTAATGAGGTAGATGCCGGACTGTTAGTGCCCGTATTACCCGATGAAATATCGCCTGAGATAAATCTTTATGCTATTTACCCCAAACATCTGGCTTATGAAGAGAAAATACGCCAATTATTAACTTATTTTTATGAACAAGCATTGGCTGATGAAATTGCTAATAATTAA
- a CDS encoding cupin domain-containing protein — protein sequence MAKTKEDYLAKNRSYDEIRHSGAIGDLNEGIEIILHHIPTRLIAWPGNGFQTESIHVSTLSPGMESPMYNYPISEEAFLCVQGKGEVYLRGKWVSIEPGDMAYFPENITHALRNPVSNKDDFILVNSITPPLVSLYEDAGFYIRGMGSIDFDAAEEAKKTIIRGKIAPVNYLRYRENHSEMRAWNLNSPDIRRHGALFNVFRGAEFDANGSPMRFILWPGHGTRQCGFHLTRCAPGDCFAAHTHPISDECVPVWAGSARGHLDGHWFEMGIHECLLAPCGVHHGGPLNIKTKVGGDFVQDRDTLWGGFASPPQGDLYLKGGYINNQLISDPPSVRFTNIEPLDR from the coding sequence ATGGCAAAAACAAAGGAAGATTATTTAGCTAAAAATCGTAGTTATGATGAAATACGCCATTCAGGCGCGATAGGTGATCTAAATGAAGGAATTGAAATAATACTGCATCATATTCCAACACGATTGATTGCATGGCCTGGCAATGGTTTCCAAACAGAAAGCATACACGTATCAACGCTTTCTCCAGGTATGGAATCACCAATGTACAATTATCCAATTTCAGAGGAAGCATTCTTATGTGTGCAAGGCAAAGGTGAAGTATATCTCCGGGGAAAATGGGTGAGCATTGAACCTGGTGATATGGCATATTTTCCAGAAAATATTACCCATGCTCTGCGTAATCCTGTCAGCAATAAGGACGATTTCATTTTGGTTAACTCTATTACTCCTCCTTTAGTAAGTTTATATGAAGATGCAGGTTTTTATATTCGTGGCATGGGCTCTATTGATTTTGATGCAGCAGAGGAAGCAAAAAAAACAATAATTCGTGGAAAAATCGCTCCTGTTAACTACCTTCGTTACAGGGAAAATCACTCAGAAATGCGTGCTTGGAATTTAAACTCACCTGACATTCGTCGTCATGGTGCTTTATTTAATGTATTTCGAGGCGCTGAGTTTGATGCTAACGGAAGTCCCATGCGATTTATTCTATGGCCTGGCCATGGAACGCGTCAATGTGGCTTCCATTTAACCCGTTGTGCTCCTGGCGATTGTTTTGCTGCTCATACGCATCCCATCTCAGATGAGTGTGTTCCTGTCTGGGCTGGTTCTGCCCGAGGACATCTAGATGGACACTGGTTTGAAATGGGGATTCACGAATGTCTGTTGGCACCGTGCGGTGTTCATCACGGCGGACCTTTAAATATAAAAACTAAAGTTGGTGGTGATTTTGTACAGGACAGAGATACTCTTTGGGGAGGATTTGCATCGCCACCTCAAGGTGATTTGTATTTGAAGGGTGGGTATATTAACAATCAGCTGATTTCAGATCCCCCTTCCGTAAGATTTACCAATATTGAACCATTAGATCGATGA